Proteins encoded within one genomic window of Anopheles gambiae chromosome 3, idAnoGambNW_F1_1, whole genome shotgun sequence:
- the LOC3291672 gene encoding ralBP1-associated Eps domain-containing protein 1, with protein sequence MDELSEAELRYYNDLFKICSETDGAGKIPALKATSLFRSANLSSEIINKITALAGIPQTALHLSRQQFYGCLKLIAAYQAAVPLREEILTTSVNLPLPQFSWIDPATGPSSGAGDSSSLSSSILSAAGSGSGTGAGGSQTGTLERNGYSEVNRRASLKMAGSVAGGGGGAGSTTQDSSASTGGEMTNSDQPSTDSEVEHNDDPVNMIRGERERHTVGMLKGGGIVMIGNSHPLVGGGAGGGGHGGGHGGGGGGGSPEAWSTASDSPTPTNSVAERPWANQTLWQGLVCEEQRQLLGTEEESSDRHSSDEDEQEIDLEYFYQISQTQKDYYLKQFRTIQPDVHGLVSGPVARVFFEKSRIPIDELRHIWQMCDVTRDGALNLAEFTAAMHLVVLRRNNIPVPATLPPCLLPTLLQHSLLQPAAGGASGSSALPASASAEVPTTTGGSGSGAAAGANVSLANERTEPAEADLLHLESDDNVESSSRKRFDAHKDYQRMVPVPDTLTFAKVAAPAGGGAPVGVSVAAHDASPPSVSSATGVGSSSGTTGSVSVANATKGSSNSGSNSSSAAVSTTGGRKTPPNVSPPVLAQHHQQHAAGSAQKVKQSADHPATPPNTKTNKEWNSTTKEWTKFMESPTSNVSSPGPKPVNFDLQRTTQAIVSNPHIVHPVPLRVTPVGAEAVDNGSLVYGSDGTGSLMVVQTRDDSSPKQQTSQQQQQQQQPPLPHHHSTPRDSLTNSGDLRAIQRPQPKKPPSKGVGAIPPPPQRDSGGAHPASSAHSGNDSMTVSLDASGFAASSSSSAGGSNATATIERLPSLAKKQSVDQQPPPPPLPPPRPSAHRHTRSSSLDLNKLKLTTNSAAMAPIGDPLKMPPPPEVPPRVTPTGEAPTGHRQPAHGFADFTHFPSGASSGQRIGSIGDSSNITTIHLDAAGNMTHHSTPRGSGTLPKSLVMHQPRNSAFEVYRKPHADGRLVAAAASAARGSQSPQSQQPPLVTSRSVDTSGAVLSGGGGDYDKRISALSDSLRQVRFKANDPPPVMPDVLKQLKEQNLLLLRICNDLSEELLHIQQKREDIRIKIELQEQILGGGGGGGSNSTTSTMLSTGPSSLPAVSSTSSSHTTNHHHSHHHANL encoded by the exons atggaTGAGCTGAGCGAGGCGGAACTGCGGTACTACAATGATCTGTTTAAAATCTGCAGCGAAACGGACGGGGCGGGCAAGATACCGGCCCTGAAGGCGACGTCACTGTTCCGCTCGGCCAACCTGTCCAGCGAGATCATAAACAAG ATTACGGCACTGGCTGGCATTCCCCAAACGGCACTGCACCTTTCCCGGCAGCAGTTTTACGGCTGTCTGAAGCTGATCGCCGCCTACCAGGCCGCTGTCCCGCTGCGGGAAGAGATTCTTACAACTTCGGTCAATCTGCCGCTGCCCCAGTTCAGCTGGATCGATCCGGCGACGGGACCATCGTCCGGGGCGGGCGACTCTTCGTCCCTTTCCTCGAGCATCTTGTCGGCGGCGGGATCGGGCAGCGGTACCGGGGCCGGCGGCAGCCAAACGGGCACGCTGGAACGCAACGGCTACAGTGAGGTGAACCGTCGTGCCTCGCTAAAAATGGCTGGCAGTGTAGCGGGTGGAGGCGGTGGTGCGGGCAGCACAACACAGGACAGCAGTGCCTCGACCGGGGGCGAAATGACCAACTCCGACCAGCCGAGCACCGACTCCGAGGTGGAGCATAACGATGATCCGGTCAATATGATTCGGGGTGAGCGCGAGCGGCACACGGTCGGTATGCTGAAGGGCGGTGGCATTGTGATGATCGGCAACAGCCATCCACTGGTGGGCGGgggtgccggtggtggtggtcatgGCGGAGGacacggcggtggtggtggtggaggatcGCCGGAAGCGTGGAGTACGGCAAGCGATAGTCCGACGCCGACGAACAGCGTCGCGGAACGGCCGTGGGCCAATCAAACCCTCTGGCAGGGGTTGGTGTGtgaggagcagcggcagctgcTGGGCACGGAGGAGGAATCGTCCGACCGGCACAGCAGCGACGAGGACGAGCAGGAGATTGATCTCGAGTATTTCTACCAGATTTCACAAACGCAGAAGGACTACTATCTGAAACAGTTCCGCACGATCCAGCCGGACGTGCACGGGCTGGTGAGCGGACCGGTTGCGAG GGTTTTCTTCGAGAAATCACGCATCCCGATCGACGAGCTGCGACACATCTGGCAGATGTGCGACGTGACGCGGGATGGCGCCCTAAACTTGGCCGAATTTACCGCCGCCATGCATCTGGTGGTGCTGCGTCGCAACAACATACCCGTGCCGGCCACACTACCCCCCTGTCTGTTGCCAACGCTACTGCAACACTCACTGCTTCAACCGGCAGCGGGCGGTGCGTCCGGCAGTTCCGCTCTGCCGGCCAGTGCTTCGGCCGAGGTGCCAACAAcgaccggtggcagcggttCTGGTGCTGCCGCCGGTGCGAATGTTTCCCTCGCTAACGAACGAACCGAACCGGCGGAAGCAGATCTGCTACATCTCGAAAGCGATGACAATGTAGAGAGCAGCAGCCGGAAGCGGTTCGACGCCCACAAAGACTATCAGCGCATGGTGCCGGTGCCGGACACGCTCACGTTTGCGAAGGTTGCTGCGCCGGCTGGGGGTGGCGCGCCGGTAGGGGTCAGCGTTGCCGCACACGATGCCAGCCCGCCCTCCGTATCGTCGGCGACCGGtgttggcagcagcagcggtacgACCGGCTCCGTATCGGTCGCCAACGCCACCaagggcagcagcaacagtggcagcaacagcagcagcgcggcTGTGTCCACGACTGGCGGTCGCAAAACGCCACCGAACGTTTCGCCGCCGGTTTTGGCGCAGCACCATCAACAGCACGCGGCCGGTTCGGCCCAGAAGGTGAAACAATCGGCCGACCATCCAGCCACGCCACCgaacacaaaaaccaacaag GAGTGGAACTCAACCACGAAAGAATGGACCAAGTTCATGGAATCTCCCACATCGAACGTCTCTAGTCCGGGCCCGAAGCCGGTCAACTTTGATCTGCAGCGAACGACGCAAGCGATTGTGTCCAATCCACACATTGTGCATCCTGTCCCATTACGTGTTACCCCTGTTG GTGCTGAAGCGGTCGATAATGGTAGTCTAGTCTATGGTAGTGACGGCACCGGCAGCCTAATGGTCGTCCAAACGAGGGACGATTCCAGCCCGAAGCAACAAacttcccagcagcagcagcagcagcagcaaccgccaCTGCCCCATCATCACAGCACGCCACGGGACTCGCTCACGAATAGCGGCGATTTACGTGCCATCCAAAGACCGCAGCCGAAGAAACCACCGTCGAAGGGTGTCGGTGCGATACCGCCACCGCCGCAGCGCGATTCCGGCGGTGCCCATCCAGCGAGCAGTGCGCACTCGGGCAACGATTCGATGACCGTTTCGCTCGATGCGTCCGGCTTTGcggctagcagcagcagtagtgcgGGTGGCAGTAACGCAACCGCCACCATCGAACGTTTGCCCTCGCTGGCGAAGAAACAATCGGTCGATCAgcagccaccgccaccgccgctgccgccaccgagACCGTCCGCCCATCGGCAcacgcgcagcagcagcctggATCTGAACAAGCTGAAGCTCACGACGAACAGTGCGGCCATGGCACCGATAGGCGATCCGCTCAAGATGCCACCACCGCCCGAGGTGCCACCGAGGGTAACGCCGACCGGGGAGGCACCCACCGGTCATCGACAGCCGGCCCATGGGTTTGCCGACTTTACCCACTTTCCCAGTGGAGCGTCGTCCGGACAGCGGATTGGG TCAATCGGTGATTCGAGTAACATCACAACGATCCATCTCGATGCGGCCGGCAACATGACACACCATTCCACACCGCGCGGTTCCGGCACGCTGCCGAAATCGCTCGTCATGCATCAGCCGCGCAACAGCGCGTTCGAGGTATACCGTAAGCCGCACGCCGACGGACGACTGGTAGCGGCAGCGGCGTCGGCTGCCCGCGGTTCCCAGTCGCCCCAGTCGCAGCAACCGCCGCTGGTCACATCGCGCAGCGTCGACACGTCCGGTGCGGTGTTgtccggcggcggcggcgactaCGATAAGCGCATTTCCGCGCTGAGCGACAGCTTGCGGCAGGTCCGGTTTAAAGCGAACGACCCGCCGCCCGTCATGCCGGACGTGCTGAAGCAGCTGAAGGAGCagaatctgctgctgctgcgaataTGCAACGATCTGAGCGAGGAACTGCTGCACATTCAGCAGAAGCGGGAAGACATTCGCATCAAGATCGAGCTGCAGGAGCAGATactgggcggtggtggtggtggtggtagtaacagcaccacctccaccatGCTGTCCACCGGTCCGTCTTCGTTGCCGGCCGTGTCCAGCACGTCCTCGTCCCACActaccaaccaccaccattcGCACCATCACGCGAATCTATGA
- the LOC1277789 gene encoding nonsense-mediated mRNA decay factor SMG5 yields the protein MEYSSNDVKQLFRSVYTLVKGQDEQKATLTVDAILQPSFQLSHRVLVAQCVQLIFEDFECVGQKSREILWRKGYYDVIGLLKRQKGRANGAALLQAADRLICEGINYFKAIVLRFAQIFNLDSLRYLVDFALLEDYDMVALREEPSCYALLQLQTQDDEAGTVKKELYTKQEISYALETIHALLIALGDLHRYQLEFGIGSRVEVRERARAYYLEAFKLNPKVGMAQNQLGMLVAGQNGNLDAVYHYLYSLCCAVPFECSETNVNVIFQKNIRHLESGGDLVNGGGGGGGVLVDGNDQLVDEFIATFLLVVDVFFYDKDVTDFTALCHSVLLEFKKILSIRQLLDEYYLTDDMLFKIVSILFFCMHRIKLINSDKIYSLNAFLVALCSELLQWCTSSFEKFTNEHSREDARFQEMYLRRYQRYDEQVHRARDMIRNGSAMFSKDQKSSSGVEEGTGSQDSRGNKENEMANHGGKGAASSLIVGRAKRGGGSDNGSSRGSDSRQKKHSRRRRRAYSNETDSEDGERYEDGDGSEDDYYNHGSDTDSSNSSEEEQEEEEEEEEEEDDMISLSSYGSYDEYSGEEEDDRDRSEEEGNQPGNQRNETDGQQQSGATDDMPAAEQLKFKKRYQKLDPNIVLEFAQGERTMRSLKLLLDWLLCNMDVLHNCYQSNPEFLHNIMKLLNWFNLDFFTNRFYFARDMITVPGLRADLQEIFNVRRIIPLQEDVAMKRFPLFEAVQEGLQWETPYRLAISREDESFLRLMKMVDVGFVVCKSKKFDYCFQPKVRAFRVRAGLVGAGSNKGRTNNNNKMATKGQRNGGKPKRKDDALGGGRGGNKRDWNGDGGDGVNRSRGLSYNQSRSGRTTMGANGGLKAKRIPAEHHQRRAAAVRDRIGDGEDADMLLLARGDAKRQRNRMRQKGARNGVEDYGQDGHESAAAPTLFTKKGYLHNRSNGMLMPLGSTAQNGAVDEAAVDEMQRDKRGGGGPQEKGDISAIMGQLWLRNEVETLESKVNKRAGNVVLTPYLVLDSKCLSEYTSIVKNLIKSKKFVVLIPNAVLGDLDELKKHSEGARNAIKWLEVEFSKGNRFLRAQKAHETLPMPLVKIPKKLDREGAVFNHIVQFCNHIVTNHADSEGNDIITYLSGDNLQEKKLCNGSSFTGILEAIPVKFEQIVTFYSSYKRK from the exons ATGGAATATTCTAGCAACGACGTGAAGCAACTGTTCAG ATCTGTCTACACGCTGGTAAAGGGGCAGGATGAACAGAAGGCCACCCTGACGGTGGATGCGATCCTGCAGCCCAGCTTCCAGCTCAGCCACCGCGTCCTGGTCGCCCAGTGCGTGCAGCTCATCTTCGAAGACTTCGAGTGCGTCGGCCAGAAGTCGCGCGAGATCCTGTGGCGCAAGGGCTACTACGATGTGATCGGTCTGCTGAAGCGCCAGAAGGGGCGGGCAAACGGGGCCGCCCTGCTGCAGGCGGCCGACCGGTTGATCTGCGAGGGCATCAACTACTTCAAAGCGATCGTGCTACGCTTTGCGCAGATCTTCAACCTGGACTCGTTGCGCTATCTGGTCGATTTTGCGCTGCTGGAGGACTACGATATGGTGGCGCTGCGCGAGGAACCGTCCTGCTatgcgctgctgcagctgcaaacGCAGGACGATGAGGCGGGCACGGTGAAGAAGGAGCTGTACACGAAGCAGGAGATTTCGTACGCGCTCGAGACGATCCACGCGCTGCTGATTGCGCTGGGCGATCTGCACCGGTATCAGCTGGAGTTCGGTATCGGCAGCCGGGTGGAGGTGCGGGAACGCGCCCGTGCGTACTACCTGGAGGCGTTCAAGCTCAATCCGAAGGTGGGCATGGCCCAGAACCAGCTCGGCATGCTGGTGGCGGGACAGAACGGCAATCTCGACGCCGTCTATCACTATCTGTACTCGCTGTGCTGTGCCGTACCGTTCGAGTGCAGCGAGACGAACGTGAACGTGATCTTTCAGAAGAACATTCGCCATCTGGAGAGCGGGGGCGATCTGGTGAATGgcgggggcggcggcggcggtgtgCTGGTTGATGGTAACGATCAGCTGGTGGACGAGTTCATTGCCACCTTTCTGCTGGTGGTGGACGTGTTCTTCTACGATAAGGATGTGACGGACTTTACCGCGCTGTGCCACTCGGTGCTGCTGGAGTTTAAGAAGATCCTGAGCATTCGGCAGCTGCTGGACGAGTACTATCTGACGGACGATATGCTGTTTAAGATCGTTTCTATCCTGTTCTTCTGCATGCACCGCATCAAGCTGATCAACTCGGACAAGATCTACAGCCTGAACGCGTTCCTGGTCGCACTGTGCTCGGAGCTGCTGCAGTGGTGCACGTCCAGCTTTGAGAAGTTTACGAACGAGCACAGCCGGGAGGATGCCCGCTTTCAGGAGATGTATCTGCGCCGGTACCAGCGGTATGATGAGCAGGTGCACCGCGCGCGGGACATGATTCGGAACGGGTCGGCCATGTTTTCCAAGGATCAAAAGTCTTCGTCGGGCGTGGAGGAGGGCACTGGGAGTCAGGATAGCCGCGGCAACAAGGAGAACGAGATGGCGAACCACGGTGGCAAGGGAGCGGCATCGTCGCTGATCGTTGGTAGGGCGAAGAGAGGTGGTGGAAGCGATAATGGTAGCAGCAGAGGGTCGGACAGTCGCCAGAAGAAACATTCGCGCCGTCGTCGGCGGGCTTACTCGAACGAAACGGACTCGGAGGATGGAGAGCGGTACGAGGATGGGGATGGATCCGAGGACGACTACTACAACCACGGCTCGGACACGGACTCCAGCAACAGTAGCGAGGAAGagcaggaagaggaggaggaggaggaggaagaggaagatgaTATGATTTCACTGTCCAGCTACGGATCGTACGATGAATATTCCGGCGAGGAGGAAGACGATCGCGATCGTTCGGAGGAGGAAGGCAACCAGCCCGGCAACCAGCGGAACGAAACCGacgggcagcagcagagcGGCGCCACCGACGATATGCCCGCGGCGGAGCAGCTCAAGTTTAAGAAGCGCTACCAAAAGCTGGACCCCAACATTGTGCTCGAGTTCGCGCAGGGCGAGCGGACGATGCGCtcgctgaagctgctgctcgatTGGCTGCTGTGCAACATGGACGTGCTGCACAACTGCTACCAATCGAACCCGGAGTTTCTGCACAACATCATGAAGCTGCTGAACTGGTTCAATCTGGACTTCTTCACGAACCGGTTCTACTTTGCGCGCGACATGATCACCGTGCCGGGGCTGCGCGCCGATCTGCAGGAGATCTTCAACGTGCGCCGCATCATCCCGCTGCAGGAGGACGTCGCGATGAAGCGCTTCCCGCTGTTCGAGGCGGTGCAGGAGGGTCTGCAGTGGGAGACACCGTACCGGCTGGCCATCAGCCGGGAGGACGAGAGCTTCCTGCGCCTGATGAAGATGGTCGACGTTGGGTTTGTGGTGTGCAAGTCGAAGAAGTTCGACTACTGCTTCCAGCCGAAGGTGCGCGCGTTCCGGGTGCGTGCCGGACTGGTCGGAGCCGGAAGCAACAAAGGacgcaccaacaacaacaacaagatgGCGACCAAGGGGCAACGGAACGGTGGCAAACCAAAGCGCAAGGATGATGCGCTGGGGGGCGGTCGCGGTGGAAACAAGCGCGACTGGAACGGtgacggtggtgatggtgtcaACCGTTCCCGTGGGCTTTCGTACAACCAGTCGCGCAGTGGCCGTACGACGATGGGCGCTAATGGGGGATTAAAAGCGAAACGCATACCAGCGGAGCATCATCAGCGTCGGGCGGCAGCAGTGCGTGATCGTATCGGCGATGGAGAGGATGCGGATATGCTGCTGCTTGCGCGCGGCGATGCCAAGCGTCAGCGCAATCGGATGCGCCAGAAGGGTGCTCGCAATGGGGTGGAGGATTATGGGCAGGATGGTCATGAATCGGCCGCCGCCCCAACGCTGTTCACGAAGAAGGGATATCTTCACAACCGCAGCAATGGAATGTTGATGCCACTGGGTAGTACCGCTCAGAATGGTGCCGTGGATGAAGCGGCTGTGGATGAAATGCAGCGAGACAAGCGGGGAGGAGGAGGCCCGCAGGAGAAGGGCGACATTAGCGCTATTATGGGTCAGCTGTGGCTACGGAATGAGGTCGAAACGCTCGAATCGAAG GTTAACAAAAGAGCTGGGAACGTTGTATTGACCCCGTATCTGGTGCTGGACTCGAAGTGTCTGTCCGAGTACACGTCCATCGTGAAGAATTTGATCAAGTCGAAGAAGTTTGTCGTTTTGATACCAAACGCGG TTTTGGGTGATTTGGATGAGTTGAAAAAGCACAGCGAAGGTGCACGCAACGCCATCAAGTGGTTGGAGGTGGAGTTTAGCAAGGGAAATCGTTTCCTGCGCGCCCAGAAGGCCCACGAAACGCTCCCGATGCCGTTGGTGAAGATTCCGAAGAAGTTAG ATCGGGAAGGGGCAGTGTTCAATCACATTGTGCAGTTCTGCAACCACATCGTGACGAACCACGCCGACAGCGAGGGCAACGACATCATCACCTACCTGTCCGGCGACAATCTGCAGGAGAAGAAGCTGTGCAACGGCAGCAGCTTCACCGGCATCCTGGAGGCGATTCCGGTGAAGTTCGAGCAGATTGTCACGTTCTACTCGAGCTACAAGCGGAAATGA
- the LOC1277788 gene encoding uncharacterized protein LOC1277788, giving the protein MKLFLLLGALCVAGTMAAPQKEEVAEMVVDPEMELPAFMEICYRDSPDLSNCIKNSIQRMLPEMHAGIESLGFPSLDPFLSKSTYVDYKRNQMAASMHVKNAKTYGMRKAQILDVRATATDKFMNLAVDVRFPEIVMEGYFKGEGRFNSIKLASKGYFNNTMTDVTTTWKMSGHVKERDGEQYLEIEDFDMSPEVGNMKIYATGLFPDPELNQIALEFVNQYWPMFYKEMLPGTRQVWEPVMIELVNKIFLRVPYRRLLPKEQQ; this is encoded by the exons aTGAAGCTGTTTCTCCTGTTGGGCGCACTATGTGTTGCCGGTACGATGGCCGCCCCGCAGAAGGAGGAGGTTGCCGAGATGGTGGTAGATCCCGAGATGGAATTGC CCGCCTTCATGGAGATCTGCTATCGTGACAGTCCCGATCTGAGCAACTGCATCAAGAACAGCATCCAGCGCATGCTTCCGGAAATGCAC GCCGGCATTGAATCGCTCGGCTTCCCGTCGCTCGATCCGTTCCTGTCCAAGAGCACGTACGTCGACTACAAGCGCAACCAGATGGCGGCCTCCATGCACGTCAAGAACGCCAAAACGTACGGCATGCGAAAGGCACAAATTCTGGACGTTCGggccaccgccaccgacaAGTTCATGAACCTGGCCGTCGACGTTCGCTTCCCGGAGATCGTGATGGAGGGTTACTTCAAGGGCGAGGGACGCTTCAACAGCATCAAGCTGGCGTCGAAGGGTTACTTCAACAACACGATGA CTGACGTTACCACGACCTGGAAGATGTCAGGGCACGTGAAGGAGCGCGACGGTGAGCAGTACCTGGAGATTGAAGACTTTGACATGAGCCCGGAGGTGGGCAACATGAAGATCTACGCCACCGGACTCTTCCCCGATCCGGAATTGA ACCAAATTGCGCTCGAGTTTGTCAACCAGTACTGGCCAATGTTCTACAAGGAGATGCTGCCCGGCACCCGGCAGGTGTGGGAACCGGTCATGATTGAGCTGGTGAACAAGATTTTCCTGCGCGTCCCTTACCGGCGACTGTTGCCCAAGGAGCAGCAATAG